From Camelus ferus isolate YT-003-E chromosome 18, BCGSAC_Cfer_1.0, whole genome shotgun sequence, one genomic window encodes:
- the TMEM120A gene encoding transmembrane protein 120A isoform X1 — translation MHPPPPGPLGDCQRDWEELQQDFHGIQETHRLYRLKLEELTKLQNNCTSSITRQKKQLQELALVLKKCKPSLPSEAKEAAQELENQIKERQGLFFDMEAYLPKKNGLYLSLVLGNVNVTLLSKQAKFAYKDEYEKFKLYLTIILILISFTCRFLLNSRVTDAAFNFLLVWYYCTLTIRESILINNGSRIKGWWVFHHYVSTFLSGVMLTWPDGLMYQKFRNQFLSFSMYQSFVQFLQYYYQSGCLYRLRALGERHTMDLTVEGFQSWMWRGLTFLLPFLFFGHFWQLFNALTLFNLARDPECKEWQVLMCGFPFLLLFLGNFFTTLRVVHQKLHNQQHGSKKE, via the exons ATgcatccccctcctccaggcccgcTGGGCGACTGCCAACGGGActgggaggagctgcagcaggACTTCCACGGCATCCAG GAGACCCACCGGCTGTACCGCCTGAAGCTGGAGGAGCTGACCAAGCTGCAGAACAACTGTACCAGCTCCATCACTCGGCAGAAGAAGCAGCTCCAGGAGCTGGCCCTTGTCCTGAAGAA ATGCAAACCCTCCCTCCCGTCAGAGGCCAAGGAGGCCGCGCAGGAGCTGGAGAACCAAATCAAGGAGCGACAAGGCCTCTTCTTTGATATGGAGGCCTACTTGCCCAAGAAGAATGG GTTGTACCTGAGCCTGGTTCTGGGCAACGTCAACGTGACACTCTTGAGCAAGCAGGCTAA gtttgCCTACAAAGACGAGTATGAGAAGTTCAAGCTCTACCTCAccatcatcctcatcctcatctccTTCACCTGCCGCTTCCTCCTCAATTCCAG GGTGACAGACGCTGCCTTCAACTTCCTGCTGGTCTGGTATTACTGCACCCTGACCATCCGAGAGAGCATCCTCATCAACAACGGCTCCCG GATCAAAGGCTGGTGGGTTTTCCATCATTACGTGTCCACGTTCCTGTCGGGAGTCATGCTGACATG GCCAGACGGCCTCATGTACCAGAAGTTCCGGAACCAGTTCCTGTCCTTCTCCATGTACCAGA GCTTTGTGCAGTTCCTCCAGTATTACTACCAGAGCGGCTGTCTGTACCGCCTGCGGGCCTTGGGCGAGCGGCACACCATGGACCTCACTGTGG AGGGCTTCCAGTCCTGGATGTGGCGGGGCCTCACCTTCCTGCTGCCCTTCCTCTTCTTCGGACAC TTCTGGCAGCTTTTTAACGCGCTGACGCTGTTCAACCTGGCCCGGGACCCCGAGTGCAAGGAGTGGCAG gTGCTCATGTGCggcttccccttcctcctcctgttcctcGGGAATTTCTTTACCACCCTGCGGGTTGTACACCAGAAGCTCCACAACCAGCAGCACGGGAGCAAGAAAGAATGA
- the TMEM120A gene encoding transmembrane protein 120A isoform X2, with the protein MHPPPPGPLGDCQRDWEELQQDFHGIQETHRLYRLKLEELTKLQNNCTSSITRQKKQLQELALVLKKCKPSLPSEAKEAAQELENQIKERQGLFFDMEAYLPKKNGFAYKDEYEKFKLYLTIILILISFTCRFLLNSRVTDAAFNFLLVWYYCTLTIRESILINNGSRIKGWWVFHHYVSTFLSGVMLTWPDGLMYQKFRNQFLSFSMYQSFVQFLQYYYQSGCLYRLRALGERHTMDLTVEGFQSWMWRGLTFLLPFLFFGHFWQLFNALTLFNLARDPECKEWQVLMCGFPFLLLFLGNFFTTLRVVHQKLHNQQHGSKKE; encoded by the exons ATgcatccccctcctccaggcccgcTGGGCGACTGCCAACGGGActgggaggagctgcagcaggACTTCCACGGCATCCAG GAGACCCACCGGCTGTACCGCCTGAAGCTGGAGGAGCTGACCAAGCTGCAGAACAACTGTACCAGCTCCATCACTCGGCAGAAGAAGCAGCTCCAGGAGCTGGCCCTTGTCCTGAAGAA ATGCAAACCCTCCCTCCCGTCAGAGGCCAAGGAGGCCGCGCAGGAGCTGGAGAACCAAATCAAGGAGCGACAAGGCCTCTTCTTTGATATGGAGGCCTACTTGCCCAAGAAGAATGG gtttgCCTACAAAGACGAGTATGAGAAGTTCAAGCTCTACCTCAccatcatcctcatcctcatctccTTCACCTGCCGCTTCCTCCTCAATTCCAG GGTGACAGACGCTGCCTTCAACTTCCTGCTGGTCTGGTATTACTGCACCCTGACCATCCGAGAGAGCATCCTCATCAACAACGGCTCCCG GATCAAAGGCTGGTGGGTTTTCCATCATTACGTGTCCACGTTCCTGTCGGGAGTCATGCTGACATG GCCAGACGGCCTCATGTACCAGAAGTTCCGGAACCAGTTCCTGTCCTTCTCCATGTACCAGA GCTTTGTGCAGTTCCTCCAGTATTACTACCAGAGCGGCTGTCTGTACCGCCTGCGGGCCTTGGGCGAGCGGCACACCATGGACCTCACTGTGG AGGGCTTCCAGTCCTGGATGTGGCGGGGCCTCACCTTCCTGCTGCCCTTCCTCTTCTTCGGACAC TTCTGGCAGCTTTTTAACGCGCTGACGCTGTTCAACCTGGCCCGGGACCCCGAGTGCAAGGAGTGGCAG gTGCTCATGTGCggcttccccttcctcctcctgttcctcGGGAATTTCTTTACCACCCTGCGGGTTGTACACCAGAAGCTCCACAACCAGCAGCACGGGAGCAAGAAAGAATGA
- the STYXL1 gene encoding serine/threonine/tyrosine-interacting-like protein 1 isoform X3: MYHFFRTQKIIWMPLELDAFQPYPVEIMPGRIYLGNFKQACDPKVQKDLKIKAHVNVSMETGPFFVGDADKLLHIQIEDSLEANISPFLRHLCHFIEIHLELGSVILVFSTMGISRSCAAILAYLMHRNEQTLKRSWAYVKKCKNNMRPNRALVAQLSEWEKVILGDVITDILDPLY, translated from the exons ATGTACCACTTCTTCCGGACGCAGAAGATCATCTGGATGCCGCTG GAACTGGATGCATTTCAGCCATACCCTGTTGAGATAATGCCAGGCAGAATCTACCTGGGCAATTTCAAGCAAGCCTGCGACCCTAAAGTGCAGAAGGATTTGAAAATCAAAGCACATGTCAACGTATCCATGGAGACAGGGCCATT tTTTGTAGGCGACGCTGACAAGCTTCTGCACATCCAGATAGAAGATTCCCTAGAAGCcaacatttccccctttttacgCCACCTCTGCCACTTCATTG AAATTCACCTTGAGCTTGGCTCTGTCATCCTGGTGTTTTCCACCATGGGCATCAGTCGCAGCTGCGCAGCCATCTTGGCCTACCTTATGCACCGGAACGAGCAGACCCTGAAA AGGTCCTGGGCCTACGTCAAGAAGTGTAAAAACAACATGCGTCCAAATCGGGCCTTGGTGGCTCAGCTGTCAGAGTGGGAGAAGGTCATCCTTGGAGACGTCATCACAGACATCTTGGATCCACTCTACTGA
- the STYXL1 gene encoding serine/threonine/tyrosine-interacting-like protein 1 isoform X4, translating into MELDAFQPYPVEIMPGRIYLGNFKQACDPKVQKDLKIKAHVNVSMETGPFFVGDADKLLHIQIEDSLEANISPFLRHLCHFIEIHLELGSVILVFSTMGISRSCAAILAYLMHRNEQTLKRSWAYVKKCKNNMRPNRALVAQLSEWEKVILGDVITDILDPLY; encoded by the exons ATG GAACTGGATGCATTTCAGCCATACCCTGTTGAGATAATGCCAGGCAGAATCTACCTGGGCAATTTCAAGCAAGCCTGCGACCCTAAAGTGCAGAAGGATTTGAAAATCAAAGCACATGTCAACGTATCCATGGAGACAGGGCCATT tTTTGTAGGCGACGCTGACAAGCTTCTGCACATCCAGATAGAAGATTCCCTAGAAGCcaacatttccccctttttacgCCACCTCTGCCACTTCATTG AAATTCACCTTGAGCTTGGCTCTGTCATCCTGGTGTTTTCCACCATGGGCATCAGTCGCAGCTGCGCAGCCATCTTGGCCTACCTTATGCACCGGAACGAGCAGACCCTGAAA AGGTCCTGGGCCTACGTCAAGAAGTGTAAAAACAACATGCGTCCAAATCGGGCCTTGGTGGCTCAGCTGTCAGAGTGGGAGAAGGTCATCCTTGGAGACGTCATCACAGACATCTTGGATCCACTCTACTGA